Sequence from the Streptomyces sp. R33 genome:
GTGGCGATCGGCAGCTCCCGGGTGACCAACACCAAGATGCTGGGGCTCGGGATCGCGCTGGCCGTGCTGATGGACGCGCTGGTCGTACGGAGCCTCCTGGTTCCGGCGGTCATGAAGCTGACGGGGAAGGCCACCTGGTGGGCGCCGGGCCCGCTGCGGCGACTGCACGAGCGGTTCGGGCTGAGCGAGGGGGAGTCCGAGCCGGGAGCGCTGCCGCAGGTGCCGGGGGAGGCACCGGAGCCGGACCGGATACCCGCGGGAAGCCGCTAGGGGGTGCGTAAGGGGGGGAGGGGGGGGAGCCGCCGCGGCTGGGGGCGGCTCCCCCCTGCGGGCGGGGGCCCGGCGGTCCCCTCCGCAGGGGCCCCGAGTGCGGGGGTCAGTCCTGGCGGCGCCCCCGGTTGCCGGGGCGGCGGGCCACCCAGGTGCGGATCGTGTCGGCGTACCAGTAAGGCCTGCCGCCTTCCACGTGGTCGGGAGCGGGCAGCAGCCCGTGCTTGCGGTACGAGCGCACGGTGTCCGGCTGGACCCGGATGTGGGCGGCGATCTCCTTGTACGACCACAGCTGTCGGTCGCTCATCCACGACACCTCCTTGTCCACGCCGCGGGGTCGGCCTGGAGGCCGTCGGGGGAGCCGACGCGTGGACACAGACGATCAGTCAGGTTGTGCCCGGAGAACGATGGAGGGTGAAGGCGCGGGAGGGGCTGTTGGGTTGCTGTGACGGAAACCCCGCGTAATGCGGATATGCGTGACACGAGGGCGACGCCTGTGACAGATGCGGCACAACGAACGGATAGGAGGGTGCACAGAGAGCGGTGAGCGGGGTGGGAGGACGGCTCAGCGGTACAGGGCCGGCCGTTCCACCAGCTCCACCGGGGTCCGTACGCCGCTGTGCGCGGCAGCGAGCCCTGCTGCGGAGACCGCGGCCGCCGCGTAGCCGTCCCAGGCGTCGGGCCCGGCCACCCGGCCCTGCGCGGCCGCGGCCACCCAGCGTCGCAGCTGGCGGTCGTACGCGTCGGCGAAGCGCACGGTGAAGTCCTGGGGGATCTCCCCGTAGCTGCGCCCCGCGGACCGGACGACCGGCGCCCGCTGCTCGCCGACCTGGGCGCTCCCGGACTCGCCGACCGCCTCGCAGCGGACCTCGTAGCCGACACCGCAGTTGACGAAGATCTCCACGTCCACGAGGGCCCCGCCCGAAGTCTCCAGCAGGACCAGCCGGGGATCGCGCAGCCCCTCGGGGGCCGCCGAGGTGGGCGCCGGGGAGAGTACCGACACCGCCGTGATCTCCTGCCCGAGCAGCCAGCGCGCCGCGTCGACCTCGTGCACGACGGAGTCGGTGATCAGCATGTCGCTGGTGAAGAACGACGGCGAGGAGGCATTGCGGTGCCGGCAGTGCAGGAACAGCGGCCGGCCGATCCCGCCCGCGTCCAGCAGCTCCTTGAGCCACTCGTACTCGGAGTCGAACCGCCGCATGAACCCCACCTGCACCAGCCGCCGGCCCAGCCGCTGCTCCGCCTCCATCACCCGCAGCGCCCCCGCCGGATCCGGGGTCAGCGGCTTCTCGCACAGCACCGGCAGCTCCCGCTCCAGGGCCTGCAGGATCGCCTCCTCGTGGGCGGGCCCCGGGGAGGCGATCAGTACGGCCTGCACCCCGGGTGCGGCTATCGCGGCCGCCGGATCCGTGTGCGCGCTCGCGCCGTCCAGCTCCGCCGCGACGGCCTTGACCCGGTCGCCGTCCGGGTCGGCCACGGCCACCACCCGGGCACCGCCCACCGTCCGCCCGATCCGGCGGACGTGGTCGGCGCCCATCTTCCCCGTACCGATGACGGCGATGCCCAGCGTGCTCATGTTCGTATCCCTCCAGAGGGTCAGCGGGCGCCGCAGGAGCGCAGGTAGGCGCGCGTGCGGCGGGCGATCGGCAGCGGCCGGTCGGGCGGGCACGGGTACATGTCCTGCTCCACGATCGCGAAGAGGTCCACGCCGAGCCGCTGGGCGGCCGCGAGTACGGGTTCCAGTGCGGGCACCCCCGACGGCGGTTCGCACATCACCCCGCGGGCCACGGCCGGCCCGAAGGGCAGCTGCTCCGCGACGACTTCGGCGAGGATACGCGGGTCCACCTGCTTGAGGTGGAGGTAGCCGATCCGCTCCGCGAAGGTCTCGACGGCCTGGACGCTGTCGCCGCCGCAGTAGGCGTAGTGCCCGGTGTCCAGGCACAGGGAGACCAGGTCCGGGTCGGTGGCGTCCAGGAAGCGGGCCACGTTCGCCGGGGTGTCGATGTGCGTGTCCGCATGCGGATGGACCACGATCCGCAGCCCGTACCGGTCCCGGACCTCCCGGCCCAGGCGCTCGGTCTGCGTGGTCAGTTCACGCCATTGCGCGGGCGTGAGGGTCCGGTCCTCCAGCACCTCGCCGGTCTTGTCGTCCCGCCAGAACGAGGGAATGACGACGAGGTGTCCCGCGCCCATGGCCTGCGTGAGCGCCGCGATCCGCGACACGTGCTCCCAGGTGTCCGCCCAGACGGCGGGCCCGTGATGGAGTCCCGTGAAGACGGTGCCGGCGCTGACGCGCAGGCCCCGTCCGGCGGTCTCCTCGGTGAGGCGGGCGGGGTCGGTGGGGAGATAGCCGTACGGGCCGAGCTCGATCCACTCGTACCCGGAATCGGCGACCTCGTCGAGGAACCGGTCCCACGGGGTCTGCAGCGGATCGTCGGGAAACCAGACACCCCACGAGTCCGGAGCCGAACCGATGCGGATACGGGTCAACGCGGGCGGGGAGGACGTCATGACGGCCACCTTAGGGTGCGAGACGACTGGGAGGACTGCCTGTGACCACCGCGGACGATGTCGCGTTCGACCTGATCACGATGGGGCGCATCGGGGTGGATCTCTACCCGCTGACCACGGGCGTACCGCTGGCGGAAGTGGACACCTTCGGGAAGTTCCTGGGCGGCTCGCCCACCAACGTCGCCGTCGCGGCGGCCCGGCTCGGCCGCCGGGTGGCGGTGATCACCAAGACGGGAGCGGATCCCTTCGGGGCGTACCTGCGGGCCGAGCTGCGCGGGTTCGGGGTGGACGACCGGTGGGTGGGGGAGGATGCGAGCCATCCGACTCCCCTCACGTTCTGCGAGATCTTCCCGCCGGACCACTTCCCCCTCTACTTCTACCGGCTGCCGAAGGCCCCCGACCTGGAGATCGAACCGGCGGAGCTGGATCTGGCAGCGGTACGGGCCGCACGGGTGTTCTGGATGACGGGGACCGGCCTGAGCGCGCAGCCGAGCCGGTCCGCCACCCTGGCCGCGCTGGAAGCCCGCGCGAAGTCCGGGACCACGGTCTTCGACCTCGACTGGAGGCCGATGCTGTGGGAGGACGAGCCGGGGGACGCGTACGCGCGGGCACTGGGCCTCGCCACGGTGGCGGTGGGCAACGCGCAGGAGTGCGCGATCGCGACGGGCGAGTCCGAACCGCGGGCCGCGGCGCGGGCGCTGCTGGCGGCCGGGGTGGAACTGGCCGTGGTGAAGCGGGGACCGGACGGGGTACTGGCGATGCGGCGGGACGGAACGGCGGTGGAGGCGGCGCCGGTGCCGGTGGAGGTGGTGAACGGGCTGGGCGCGGGGGACGCGTTCGGCGGGGCGCTGTGCCACGGGCTGCTGGCGGGCTGGGACTTGGCACGGGTGATCCGCTACGCCAATGCGGCGGGGGCGATCGTGGCGTCACGGCTGGCGTGCTCGGCGGCGATGCCGTACGCGAAGGAAGTGGAGGAGGTGCTGGAGCCGTGACGGTGACTGCGTCGCACGAGATGGCGTTCACCGCGCTGAGGGTGCTGGAGCTGGGCCCGGGCGAGCGGTACGCGCACGCGTGCGGGGACCACGAGTGGATCGTCCTCCCGCTGGCCGGCAGCTGCACGATCCGCTGCGCGGAGCCGGTTCCCCGGCCCGCCCCTTCCCGGAACCGGGACTCCGCCCCGGACCCGGCGCCTCCGACGCCGGCGGGGCCGGATCTGCCGCAGGTGTTCGAACTCCGGGGGCGGGAAAGTGTGTTCGGCGGGCTGAGCGACTTCGCGTATCTGCCCCGGGACGGGCAGGCCGAGATCGGGTCCTGCGCCGGAGGGCGGTTCGCGCTCGTCGGGGCGCGGTGCGAGCAGGTCCTGCCCGCCCGGTACGGGCCCGCCCGGGACGTTCCGGTGGAGATCCGCGGCGCAGCCCACTGCACGCGCCAGGTCAACAACTTCGCCGCCGCCGGCGTCTTCGACTGCGACCGCCTCATCGCCGTCGAGGTCCTCACCCCGGGCGGGAACTGGTCCTCGTACCCGCCCCACAAGCACGACGAGTTCCACCCCGGCCAGGAGTCCCGCCTCGAGGAGATCTACTACTTCGAGATCGCCCCGCACGGGGACACCCCCGGCCTCGGCTACCAGCGTGTCACCCCCTCCCCGGCGGGGAAGACCGACATCCTCACGGAGGTGAGGACCGGCGACGCGGTGCTCATCCCGGACGGCTGGCACGGGCCGTCCATCGCCGCGCCCGGGCACGACATGTACTACCTCAACGTCATGGCCGGGCCCCCGGGCCCGCCCCGGGAGTGGCTGATCCGGGACCACCCCGACCACGGCTGGATCCGGGACACCTGGCCCGGCCAGGACACCGACCCCCGGCTGCCCTTCTACCGACACCGAGCGGAGGACGAGACCCCATGAGGCTCACCGTCGCCCAGGCCCTCGTACGGTTCCTGGCCGCCCAGTACACCGAGCGCGACGGCCGCCGCGAGCGGCTGATCGCCGCCACCTGGGGGATCTTCGGGCACGGGAACGTCGCCGGCCTCGGGCAGGCCCTCCTCGAGAGCGGGCCGCAGGAGATGCCCTTCCTGCAGGGGCGCAACGAGCAGGCCATGGTGCACGCCGCCGTCGGGTACGCCCGCCAGCGCGGGCGGCTGTCGGCCCACGCCGTGACCACCTCGATCGGGCCCGGCGCCACCAACCTCGTCACCGGGGCCGCCCTCGCCACCATCAACCGGATCCCCGTCCTCCTCCTGCCCGGCGACACCTTCGCCACCCGGCCCGCCGATCCCGTGCTGCAGCAGCTCGAGGTGCCGTACGCCGGCGACGTGTCCGTCAACGACACCCTGCGGCCCGTCTCGCGCCACTTCGACCGGATCACCCGCCCCGAGGCCCTGATCCCGGCCGCCCTCCAGGCCATGCGGGTGCTCACCGACCCCGTCCAGACCGGCGCGGTCACCCTGGCGCTGCCGCAGGACGTCCAGGCCGAGGCGTACGAATGGCCGCCCGAGCTCTTCGCCGAGCGCGTGTGGGGCGTACGCCGGCCCCGGCCCGACCGTGACGAGCTCGCCCGGGCCGCCGCGGCCGTACGGAGCTCCGCGCGCCCGCTGATCGTCGCCGGCGGCGGAATCCGGCACAGCGCGGCCCAGGCCGCACTGGCGGAGTTCGCCGGGGCCACCGGGATCCCGGTCGCCTCCACGCAGGCGGGCAAGGGGGTGCTCCCCTACGACCACCCCGCCGATGTCGGCGGCATCGGGCACACCGGGACGGCCACCGCGGACGAGCTGGCCCGCGGCGCCGACCTGGTCATCGCCGCCGGGACCCGGCTCACCGACTTCACCACCGCCTCGGCGACCCTGTTCCAGAACCCCGCCGTCCGCTTCCTCGGGCTCAACCTCGACCCGTACGACGCCCACAAGCTCGCCGCCCGGCCGCTGGTCTGCGATGCGCGGGTGGGCCTGGAAGACCTCCGGGACGCGGCTGCCGGGTACCGCGTGGACCCCGCGTACGAGACGGCGTACAAAGAAGGGAAACGCAGCTGGGAGCAGCTGGTCGACCGGGCCTACGCGGCCCCCGACGAGGACGCCGCCCCGACGCAGGCCCAGGTGCTCGGGCTGCTCGACTCGGTCGTCGATGCCTCCGACATCCTGATCAACGCCGCCGGCTCGCTGCCCGGGGACCTGCACAAGCTGTGGCGGGCCCGCTCGGCCGACCAGTACCACGTGGAGTACGGATACTCCTGCATGGGCTACGAGATCCCCGCCGCGATCGGCACCGCGCTCGCCGCCCCCGGCCGCCCGGTGTGGGCGCTGGTCGGCGACGGGACGTACCTGATGAACCCGACCGAGATCGTCACGGCCGTGCAGGAGGGCATCCCGATCAGGGTGGTCATCCTCGACAACCACGGCTACGCCTCCATCGGCGGCCTCTCCGGGGCCGTGGGCGGGGAGGGCTTCGGGACGGCGTACCGCTTCCGGGCGGACGACGGCTCGTACACCGGCGCGCCCCTGCCGGTGGACCTCGCGGCCAACGCAGCCTCCCTCGGGATGGCCGTGATCCGCACCCGCACCATCGGTGACCTGCGGAAAGCCCTCGCCGAAGCGCGTGAGGCGGACCGTCCCACATGTGTCTACGCACAGACCCGAACACCCGACACTGTGTCGGGCCCGCCTCCGGCGCAGGCGTGGTGGGATGTTCCTGTGGCCGAGACCGCGACCCGTGCGTCCGCGAACGCGGCCCGCGAAGAGTACGACCGGCAAGCCGCGCAGCGACGTCGCCATCTGTGAAGGAGCAAGGCAATGAAGACCGTCAACCACTGGATCGGTGGCAAGACCGTCGAGGGCGCGTCGGGCAACTACGGCCCGGTCACCGACCCGGCCACCGGCGAGGTCACCACGCAGGTCGCGCTTGCGTCCGCCGAGGAGGTCGACGCGGCCGTACGGGTCGCCCAGGAGGCCTTCCAGACCTGGGGCCAGTCCTCGCTGGCCGCCCGCACCAAGGTGCTGTTCGCCTACCGCGCCCTGCTGGACGCCAACCGCGACGCCATCGCCGAGCTGATCACCGCCGAGCACGGCAAGGTCCACTCGGACGCGCTGGGCGAGGTCGCGCGCGGCCTGGAGATCGTCGAGCTGGCCTGCGGGATCACCACCCAGCTCAAGGGTGAGCTGTCGACGTCCGTCTCCAACCGGGTCGACGTCTCCTCGATCCGCCAGCCGCTCGGCGTGGTCGCGGGCATCACCCCGTTCAACTTCCCGGCGATGGTGCCGATGTGGATGTTCCCGCTGGCCGTGGCCTGCGGAAACACCTTCATCCTCAAGCCGAGCGAGAAGGACCCGTCGGCCTCCAACAAGCTGGCCGAGCTGGCGGCCGAGGCCGGCCTGCCGGCCGGTGTGCTCAACGTCGTCCACGGTGACAAGGTCGCCGTCGACGCGCTGCTCGCCCACCCGGGCATCGCGGCCGTCTCCTTCGTCGGCTCCACGCCGATCGCCCGCCACATCCACACCACCGCCTCCGCCAACGGCAAGCGGGTCCAGGCGCTGGGCGGCGCGAAGAACCACATGCTGGTGCTGCCGGACGCCGACCTGGACGCGGCCGCCGACGCGGCGGTCTCGGCCGCCTACGGCTCGGCGGGCGAGCGCTGCATGGCGATCTCGGCGGTCGTCGCGGTCGGCTCCATCGGCGACGAGCTGGTCGAGAAGATCCGCGAGCGCGCCGAGAAGATCAAGATCGGCCCGGGCAACGACCCGACCTCCGAGATGGGCCCGCTGATCACCGCCGCCCACCGCGACAAGGTCGCCTCGTACGTGAAGGGCGCGGCCGACCAGGGCGCCGACGTGGTCCTGGACGGTACGGGCTACACGGTCGGCGGCTTCGAGAACGGCCACTGGATCGGCCTCTCGCTGCTGGACAACGTCAAGACCGACTCCGACGCCTACCGCGACGAGATCTTCGGGCCGGTGCTGTGCGTGCTGCGTGCCGAGACCTACGAGGAGGGTGTGGCGCTCATCAACGCCTCGCCGTTCGGCAACGGCACCGCGATCTTCACGCGCGACGGCGGGGCGGCCCGGCGCTTCCAGCTGGAGATCGAGGCGGGCATGGTCGGCGTCAACGTGCCGATCCCGGTGCCGGTGGGCTACCACTCCTTCGGCGGCTGGAAGGACTCGCTCTTCGGCGACCACCACATCTACGGGAACGACGGCATCCACTTCTACACGCGCGGCAAGGTCGTCACGACCCGCTGGCCGGACCCGTCCGAGGCCCCGGCGGGCGTGGACCTGGGCTTCCCCCGCAACCACTGACCGCGTGGCACGGTAGGACCGGCTCGCCTTCCGCGCCCTCACGCGGGGGGCGAGCCCCCGGTGACGGCCGGATGCCGTCACCGGGGGACACCCTCGCCCGTCAGTGCGTTGCGGCCAAGTCCGGTGCGGGATCGGCCTGTTCCGCAGGGGACCGGCGGCGGGGCCGAAGTGCCCAGGCGGTGAGTGCGGCCCCCGCCAGGACCAGCAGTGCGCCGACGGCGGGCCACGGCACGGCGACGAACTCCGCCTCGGAGGCCGAGGTGAGGTCCGGATAGGCGCTCGCCCCGGCCGAGATCCGTACGGTGACCCAGTCCGACTGCGGTGCGTCCGCCCACGGTTCGGTCAGCTCGATCCGCTGGCCGGGCAGCAGCACCAGCTTCAGCTCGCGGGCCGGCCGGTCCAGCACCGTGCGGCCGAACAGCCCTTCGGCGGACACCGCCACCTTGGGCTCGACGACCACGTTGCCCCGGTTGACCAGCGTGTACGAGACCGTGGCGCGGGCCTCCTTGACCCACGGCAGCAGTGGCGCGGACCGGCTGACCTTCACGTTCTCCACGCTCAGCCCCGGCGTCACCGGCCCCGGCACCCGGAAGTACAGCCGCGAGCCGACCTGCCGCTTCACCCCGACCTGGACCTTGCCCTCCTGCCGGATGCCCTCCACGGCGGTGTTGAGGGCGACGATCCCGCCGACGTGGTCGCCGGGCGTCGCATCCTCGGGCACCTTCACCGTGAACGGGATGTCCTTGCGGCCCTTGGGCGGCACGGTCACCGTGGTCGCCGTCTCGGGCGGCAGCGCCATCCACGTGCCCACGTCCTTGGGCTTCCGGTCCACCGGCAGCAGCGCGAAGGCGCCCCCGGCCGGGGTGTTCACCGCGTCGGTGGCGAAGACCTGGAAGGTCAGTTCCTTGTCGGAGGAGTTCAGGATCGTCACGCTGTCGTGGACCGTGGTCCCGGCCGCGCCCTGGTGGAAGAAGTACGCGCGGTCCGTCATCGCGGCGCCCGCCGGGGGAGTCGGGAACACCCCCCAGGTGCCGTTGTCCGCGGCCCTCGCCGTCGCGGCGGGCAGGAGCAGGCCCGCGACCAGCAGCAGCAGCGCGAGGAGCGGACGGTACGAAGCAGGGACGCGGGTGCGCATGGGCGGTTCTCCAGTCGGCGCGGGGAGGCGGGGCGGGGGCGGAAGGCGAAGGGGTGGTGCGGCGCCGTGGCGCCGCACCACCCTGGGTGCACTGCTCCTGCCGGGTCAGGCGATCGAGAAGGTGACGACCGTCTGGTAGGTGTCGGCGAACATGAACGGCGGGAGCTGGATCATCCCGGCGCCGCCGACGGCGAACTCACCGCCGGTCAGCTCGTCCCCGCCGGCGGCCTGCGAGGCCACCTTCATCGGGGTCTCGGAGATCGCGCCGGGCGTGCCCGCGGTGCAGGTGCTCGGGCTGTCCGGGTTGGTCACGGTGCAGGACGGCTGGATGCCGATCTGCGCCTTCGCCATCGAGTGGCCGGTCGTCTGGTTCAGGAACGGCGTACGGGTCGCCGTCACGTCCCATCCGAGCGTGCCGCCGCGGAAGTCCTGGACGGTCGCGGCGTTGAACACGCCGACCACCGACTGGGCCTTGCCGTTGATGGTGACCGAGGGGAAGGCCACGGCCGGCTGGCCGTCCTTCGGGCCGAGCGCCAGCGGGCCGGGGAGGACCTCGATGTCGACCGGGTTCTTCACGCCCGCCTGGTCCTCGAGGTACACGAAGGACTTGTACGGGGTGACCGAGCCGTCGATCTTGAGGGCGTCGGCCTTCTTGGTGACGGTGATGTTGCAGGTGGCGGCGCCGCTCGCGTCCGCCGTACCGGTGCCGGTGTCACCGGTGGCCGCGCCCGCCAGGAGGGCGGAGCAGGTGACGGGCCCGGCCGCGAAGTTGGCGCCGCTGACGACGACGGCCGTGCCGGCCTTGCCGCTGTTGGGCGTCAGCTTGGTGGTGACCGGGTCCTTGGGCAGGGCCTCGACGGCGACCGAGCCGAGCGTGGCGCTCGGCCGGGGCGCCGGGGTGCAGGTCGTGGTGAACACCGAACCGCTGAGGTCGGCGTCCGTGACCGCCAGGTCGAGCTTGACGTCGACCGCGGTGCCCTCGGTACCGTCCGGGATCTTGATCGTTCCGGAGAAGGCCTTCGGGTCGAGCGGTGTGCCGGCGACGACGCTGACGGTCTCGGGCGGGCTGGTGACCACCTGGGTGGTCGTGCCCACCTTGAGGGTGATCTTGGTGGTGTTCACCGTCGTGACGGAGAAGCCGGGGATCAGCGGGCTCGCACCCGGGTCTATCGTGATCGGTACGACGTCGCCGGCCTTGGCCGTGCCGGGCACCGTGACCGTGTAGTTCTGGTTGCCCGAACCGTCCGGCTGCGGAGCCGGGGCGTCGCAGTTCTCGAAGACGGGGGTGGTCACGGTCGCCGCCTGGGCGGTGCCGGTCAGGCCCACCACGCCGCCCGTCAGCGCGAGGGACAGGGCGCCCGCCCCGGCCAGAATTCTTCGTCGGAACGTTGTACTCACTGGGTCGCGACTCCTTCGTCAGACGAACCCCTCCCCCCACCCGCTGTGTGGGGGAGGCCGAGCCGGTGCGGTGGCCGACATTGACGCGTCGCGGTGATGAGAAGTCAATGACTTGCTTTCGCCCGAAGCACACAGAAATTGATGTCCCATCAGGCCGGGGCTTCGGGGGTGCGGTGCGGGTGGGGTGGGTGGGGGGGCGGGCGGGGGCCGACCTGGGCGTACGGGCTCCCGCGGCCGCGGGCCCGGGGCCGCCCGTGCGGGGGCGCTGCGGCACGTCGCCGCGGCCCCAGCCCGTCAGCCCGCGGCCGCCGGGGCGCGCAGCAGCAGGTTGGCGGTGCCGGCCGGGACCCCGGTGAGGTGGTCCGGTACGGCGCCCCGCACCAGCGCGGCGGACACCTCGGCGGGGGTCTTGGCCGTACCGCCCGCGGCGAGGCCGTCCGCGAGGATCAGCGCGGCGACGCCGGCCGCGTGCGGGGCCGCCATGGAGGTGCCGGTGGCGCGGGCGAGGGCGGTGGTCGAGCCCTTCCAGGCCGAGGTCACGGACACGCCCGGCGCGACGAGGTCCACGCAGCGGCCGTAACTGGAGAACGGGGCCCACTGGTCCGCGGCGTCGGCCGCGCCGACCGTGACCGCCGCGGGGACGGCGGCGGGGGATCCGGTGCAGGCGTCGTCGGCGGAATTGCCGGCGGCGACGGTGAAGGTGATCCCGGCGGCGACGGCCCGCGTCACCGCCGCGTCCAGGGAGTAGCTCCGGGTGCCGCCCATGCTCATGTTGGCCACGGCGGGGGTGCCGGGGGCCTTGGCGGCGTCCTTCACCATCCACTCCAGGCCGCCCAGGATCGAGGTCAGGGCCGCGGACCCCTTGCAGTTGGCGACCTTGACGCCGACGAGGGAGACCCCCTTCGCGACCCCGTACGTCGCCCCGCCCAGGGTGCCGGCGACGTGCGTGCCGTGGCCGTTGCAGTCGCTGGCGCTCTCCAGGAACACCCCGTTGTAGCCGACCCGGGCCCGGCCCCCGAACTCCTGGTGGCCGGTGTTGATCCCGGTGTCCACGACGTACGCGGTGACGCCCTGCGCGGTGGTCGCGTACGAGTACGAGCCGTCGAGCGGGAGATCGCGCTGGTCGATCCGGTCCAGGGGCCAGGGCGCCGGGTTCTGCGCGTCGCTGATCCGGAACTCGGTGTCCGGCTCCACCGACGCCACCCGGGGGTCGGCGGCGAGCGCGGCGGCGCGGGCGGCGGTGGTGCGGACGGCGAAGCCGTTCAGGACGGTGTCGTAGACCGCCCCCACCCGGTCCCCGGCGCCGGCGGCCTCGGCGGCCAGGGCGCGGGTCGGGGCGCGGGAGGCGGTGTCCTTGAGGACCACGACGTAGGGGGCGGTGGCGCTTGCGGCGCGGTCGGCGGCGGTTGCGGGGTGCGGCGGCAGGGCGGTGACCGCCGCCAGCAGGGCGGCGGCCGGGAGCAGCGCGGTGAGTGCGGTCATGCGGCCGATGCTCGGCGAGGTGCGGGCCGGGCGCGCGGAGGGTGCGCCGACTGGGCGCACGACACGCCGCCGGACGGATGAGGCGGTACCCGGCGGATCACGGCCGCGCCGAGCGGCCGGACACCCCGACGGCGACGACCTCGGTCGCCTCCTTCGGGCGCAGCCGGCCGGGGCGGCTGCGGAACCGGAACCCCTAGCCGGCGAGGGGCCAGCCGCGCATGGCGAAGACGCCCTCGTCGCGGGAGCCGGCGGAGGCGTAGGTGGCGAGGGCGGCCTCGTTGTCGGTGTCGACTCCCACCCACATGCCGTAGCAGCCGCGCGCCTTGGCCTCGTCGGCTAGGGCCTCGGTCAGGGCGCGGCCGATGCCGCGGCGCCGGTAGCCCTCGTCGACGGACAGCTCGTACAGGCACATCTCGGTGCCCTTGTCGGGGTGGCTCATCTCGACCCCGGAGACCATGCCGGCGGGGATGTCGTCGACGTAGGCGATGAGCATCAGGTGTCCCGGCGCGGAGAGGAAGCGCTCGGACCAGTCGAGTCGGGCGGGGCCGTCGAAGAGCCCCTCCGCGGCCTGGAGTTCGGCGACGGTACGGGCGGGGCGGATGTCCATGGCGGTCACGATAATGGCCGCGCGACGAGCGGAGACCTTGATTTCCCCACGGCGTGGCGCACCGCCCCGGAGGCGGTGCGCAGGGCGCTC
This genomic interval carries:
- a CDS encoding WxL protein peptidoglycan domain-containing protein; translation: MRTRVPASYRPLLALLLLVAGLLLPAATARAADNGTWGVFPTPPAGAAMTDRAYFFHQGAAGTTVHDSVTILNSSDKELTFQVFATDAVNTPAGGAFALLPVDRKPKDVGTWMALPPETATTVTVPPKGRKDIPFTVKVPEDATPGDHVGGIVALNTAVEGIRQEGKVQVGVKRQVGSRLYFRVPGPVTPGLSVENVKVSRSAPLLPWVKEARATVSYTLVNRGNVVVEPKVAVSAEGLFGRTVLDRPARELKLVLLPGQRIELTEPWADAPQSDWVTVRISAGASAYPDLTSASEAEFVAVPWPAVGALLVLAGAALTAWALRPRRRSPAEQADPAPDLAATH
- a CDS encoding S8 family peptidase, yielding MTALTALLPAAALLAAVTALPPHPATAADRAASATAPYVVVLKDTASRAPTRALAAEAAGAGDRVGAVYDTVLNGFAVRTTAARAAALAADPRVASVEPDTEFRISDAQNPAPWPLDRIDQRDLPLDGSYSYATTAQGVTAYVVDTGINTGHQEFGGRARVGYNGVFLESASDCNGHGTHVAGTLGGATYGVAKGVSLVGVKVANCKGSAALTSILGGLEWMVKDAAKAPGTPAVANMSMGGTRSYSLDAAVTRAVAAGITFTVAAGNSADDACTGSPAAVPAAVTVGAADAADQWAPFSSYGRCVDLVAPGVSVTSAWKGSTTALARATGTSMAAPHAAGVAALILADGLAAGGTAKTPAEVSAALVRGAVPDHLTGVPAGTANLLLRAPAAAG
- a CDS encoding GNAT family N-acetyltransferase, which encodes MDIRPARTVAELQAAEGLFDGPARLDWSERFLSAPGHLMLIAYVDDIPAGMVSGVEMSHPDKGTEMCLYELSVDEGYRRRGIGRALTEALADEAKARGCYGMWVGVDTDNEAALATYASAGSRDEGVFAMRGWPLAG